A window of Cellulomonas wangleii genomic DNA:
AACTGCGGGTCCTCGAGCGCGCGCTGGTAGTTCTGCAGCCCGACGAATGCGGTGCCGCCGACGAGCTGCGTGCGGAACAGGCTGATCCACAGCGAGTACGCGATGGGCGCGAGGAACACGAGCGCGAACACGGCCATGAAGGGCCCGACGAACCCCCACCCGGCCCACCGGGCGCGGGTGCGGCGCCGCGGCAGCGCGCCGGCGGCGGGCGGCACCGCGGCGACGACGGCGGTCTGGGACACGGGACACTCCTTCGTGCGCCGGATGTTGACGTCATCATCAGCACGTCGTCGCAGAGTTTCACCAAGGGTCGAAGTATGTCAAGACCTCCGAGTTCTCCTGGTCAGCACGGCCCGCCCTCGATGGTTCCGGAGGAGCCAGAACCGATGGCGACGTCGCCATCGATGGTCGCGCGACCACTGCTACGCTCCCCCGCATGGCGCAGGTGCCCTCACCCCGCGGCCGGGCCGGGCCCTCGATCGCGGACGTCGCACGGCTCGCGGGCGTCTCGCAGCAGACGGTGTCGCGGGTCTCCACCGGCACCACCAACGTGCGCCCCGCCACCCGCGACCGCGTCCTGGCGGCCATGGACCAGCTCGGCTACAGCCCCAACCACGCGGCCCGCGCCCTGCGCTCGGGGTCGTTCCACGCCATCGGCCTCATCGCGCACCGCCTGACCCGCACGGGCGAGTCCCGCACCCTCGAGGGCGTCGTCGAGGCCGCCCGCCAGCACGGGTACACCGTCAGCCTGGTCGACGTCCGCACCCCCTCGTCGTCCGACGTGTCCGACGCGGTGCGCCGCCTGAGCCACCAGGCGATCGACGGGCTGGTCGTGATCCGCGCCGAGGACGCCACGCCCGCCACCCTCGCGCTGCCGCCGCGCCTGCCGGTGGTGGTGTCGGACTCCCGGTTCGTGGGCCACCACCCCGCGGTCGGCACCGACCAGGTCGAAGGTGCGACGTCCGCCGTGCAGCACCTGCTGGACCTGGGGCACCCGACCGTGCACCACGTCGGCGGCCCGCTGGACTCGACGCCGGCGCGGGTGCGTGCCGACGCGTGGCGCACCCGGCTGCGCGCCGCCGGGCGGCCCGTCCCGCGGGCCTGGCACGGGGACTGGTCGGCCGCGTCCGGGTACCGCGTGGGGGCCGAGGTCGCGGCGGACCCGCACGTCACGGCGGTGTTCTGCGGCAACGACGAGATGGCGGCCGGTGTGGTGCGCGCGCTGCACGAGGCGGGCCGGCGGGTCCCCGAGGACGTGTCGGTGGTCGGGTTCGACGACGTCCCGCTGGCCGAGTACCTGTGGCCGCCGCTGACGACCGTCCGCCAGGACTTCACCGCGATCGGCGCCGAGCTGGTCGAGCTGCTGGTCCGCCAGATCCGCGACGGCGAGCGCCTCGCCGGCCACCACGTGGTCGTGCCGACGCGCCTGGTCGTGCGCGGCAGCACCGCCCCGCCGCGGGCGCGCTGACCCGGCCCGTCAGGACGCCTCCGGGCGTCAGGCCCCCGGCACCGTGAACCCCCACCCGTCGGCCCGCAGCCGCGGGATCACGCGCGCCACCGCCTCGACCGTCTGGCTGCGGTCGCCGCCCCCGTCGTGCAGCAGGATCACGCCGCCCGGCTCGACACCACCCAGGCGGCGCACCAGCTCGTCGACGCCCGGCGGCACCCAGTCCTCGACGGCCAGCTGCCACTCGAGCGGCGCCATGCCGAGCTCCGCGGCGACGGGGACCGTGCGTCCCCAGTGTCCGAACGGTGCGCGGAAGAACGGCACCGGGGCGTCGGGGACCACGGCGTGGATCGCGTCGAGCGTCCGCTGCAGGTCCGCCCGGACCGCCTCGGGCGACCACTCCTGCAGGTCGTCGTGCCGCCAGGAGTGGTTGGCCAGGACGTGCCCGTCGGCGGCGATCCGGCGCACCACGTCCGGGTGCGCCTCGACCTGCACGCCCACCAGGCAGAACACCGCGCGCACCTGCTCCCGCGCCAGCAGGTCGAGCAGCGTGAGGGTGTCCGGCGGGTTCGGCCCGTCGTCGAACGTCAGGACCGCGGTCGGTGCCGCGGGGTCCGGGTCGACGTACCGGATGAGGTCGGCGAGGCCAGGAGCGTCCATGCGGGCATCCTGCCGCACGCGCGCGACCCCCACACCGATTCCTGTGCCTGACACGTGGGCACGGGCGTCCGCGACCCGGGTGACGTCATCCGCACCCGTGAACGACGTCAGCCCGGTGTCGCGACGCGCACGTCCCGGGATGTGGGACCGGACGAGGTCAGACCGTGAGGTCGCCGTCCGTCAGCACGACCTGCTCGCCGTCGTCGTCCGTGGCGCGCACCTCGAACGAGCCGTCGGCGACGTCGAACGTGAGCGTCGCCCGGGCCTCACCGGCCGTGCGCACGAACGTGCCGCGCGTCCCGTCGAGGTCCCACGTGAAGTCCCCGTCGAAGGCGGGGTGCGAGGACCGCAGGCGCAGGCCGGCGAGCTGGCCGCGCACCGCGGGGTGCTCCAGCGCCTCCTTGATCTCGGTCGGCGTGTAGTGGTGCCGGTTGACGTCACGCCCCACCCCCGTGGCCGCCAGCAGGTCCATGTCGTTGGCGCCGGCCAGCAGGCCGACGTAGTAGACCTGCGGGATCCCCGGGACGAAGAGCTGCAGCAGCCGCGCCAGCACGTAGCGGCGGTCGTCGCGGGCCAGCGCGTCGTAGAACGTGCAGTTGACCTGGTACAGGTCGAGGTTCGACGCCGCCGCGCCGGTGGCCTGCCGCGACGTGCCGCCGGAGTTGTCGTGGATCCGCTCGACCAGGGCGTCGATCTTCTCCGGGGTCAGCAGGCCGGGCTCGCCCGGGCGCAGGTCCGAGGGGCCGACGTCGACGATCCCGATGCCGTCGTGCGTGTCCAGCACCGTCACGGCGTTCGCGGGGCGGATGCGCAGCCACCCGGCCAGCGGCTCGAGGTCGGCGGCGGTCAGCGCGTGCAGCACCAGCGGCGGCAGCGCGAAGTCGTAGACGAGGTCGACCTTGCGCGCG
This region includes:
- a CDS encoding polysaccharide deacetylase family protein → MDAPGLADLIRYVDPDPAAPTAVLTFDDGPNPPDTLTLLDLLAREQVRAVFCLVGVQVEAHPDVVRRIAADGHVLANHSWRHDDLQEWSPEAVRADLQRTLDAIHAVVPDAPVPFFRAPFGHWGRTVPVAAELGMAPLEWQLAVEDWVPPGVDELVRRLGGVEPGGVILLHDGGGDRSQTVEAVARVIPRLRADGWGFTVPGA
- a CDS encoding LacI family DNA-binding transcriptional regulator, whose translation is MAQVPSPRGRAGPSIADVARLAGVSQQTVSRVSTGTTNVRPATRDRVLAAMDQLGYSPNHAARALRSGSFHAIGLIAHRLTRTGESRTLEGVVEAARQHGYTVSLVDVRTPSSSDVSDAVRRLSHQAIDGLVVIRAEDATPATLALPPRLPVVVSDSRFVGHHPAVGTDQVEGATSAVQHLLDLGHPTVHHVGGPLDSTPARVRADAWRTRLRAAGRPVPRAWHGDWSAASGYRVGAEVAADPHVTAVFCGNDEMAAGVVRALHEAGRRVPEDVSVVGFDDVPLAEYLWPPLTTVRQDFTAIGAELVELLVRQIRDGERLAGHHVVVPTRLVVRGSTAPPRAR
- the gtfA gene encoding sucrose phosphorylase; translated protein: MTHHGPQLITYADRLAGDLPGLHALLDGPLAGAFGGVHVLPFYTPFDGVDAGFDPRDHTQVDPRLGTWDDVRALARGRDVMADVIVNHVSADSAQFRDVREHGDASPHAPMFLTLDSVFPDGVTEEDLARIYRPRPGLPFTAMTLGGRRRLVWTTFTADQVDIDLRTPQAWDYLTSVVDALTSGGVTMLRLDAVGYTGKEAGTDCFMTPATDEYTERIVEQAKVRGAQVLVEVHGHHTQQIEIARKVDLVYDFALPPLVLHALTAADLEPLAGWLRIRPANAVTVLDTHDGIGIVDVGPSDLRPGEPGLLTPEKIDALVERIHDNSGGTSRQATGAAASNLDLYQVNCTFYDALARDDRRYVLARLLQLFVPGIPQVYYVGLLAGANDMDLLAATGVGRDVNRHHYTPTEIKEALEHPAVRGQLAGLRLRSSHPAFDGDFTWDLDGTRGTFVRTAGEARATLTFDVADGSFEVRATDDDGEQVVLTDGDLTV